From Sphingobacterium bambusae:
ATTATCCACGGTACTAACCATCAGCTGGGATAACTCCCGATGGAGATTATTTTTTTGCGACATATAGTCGCCTTCGCTATCGTTAAATTCTAACAATTTGCAAAAAGCACAAAGTTCTTGGTCCGTTAAGTCTGTGTAATGCTCAATAGTAGTTTGAAATCTTTTGTTCACAGGCTCTCCAATACTTAAGCTTTGAATATTATCTTTAACAGACTTTTCTACGGGACGGTTTGAAACCAAAAAGAATTTGACTGTAGCATTGGCTCTCTCGTTTAAATGCTGTTTAAACCTTTTCGAGAATCCAGAAATAGTGGCCTCTAGATCGCTTAGCGTAAAAGGCTTATCAAACTGTACGGTCGTATGCTTTAATTGGAAATAATCAATTCGGACACTATCTCCTTCCCCATAATATTCTGACACGTCAATTACATACTCTCCCTCCTTCTCTACTTCACGTGACCCTTCTATTACTACCGACTGTAATGAGGTATTCGGATAGATAAGTTTCAAACAGCGCCTAGCTGCCCATCTATAGTGAAATACATCCCCTGCACGTGAGTATGCTACTAATTCATTTGACATTTCGAAAATTTATGAGTACAATAAATTGATTGCATTAATCTAAGAAAAGTTATTAAACATAGGAAATTGATTTATATATTTAGATTGATTTATCGTACTATCTGCTACTTTACTTACACTAAACCACCTTAAATGAATTATTATCCAACATTAGCCTCACTTTATCTTCGCAGTATCGCACAATCGATAATGACATCTCCTTCTTTAGTGGCATCCAAAACGATACTTCTCTCATAAAAAAGCACAAGCGCAGTTATAAATTATCAATAATAAAACAAAAACAACATGGAGGAATTTGATACACTGATAGCACTTGGAAATATCGGTATTTACCTTTCTTGCGAAGTCACTGAGATTTTCGTAATTAGAAAAGGCGACCTAAATGTTTCAAACCTTTATACCCTAGTCGTATTCCAAGAAAAAAGTGTAACAAGCACCGATAGCAATTATCTAGGTGACAGGATTAAATTCGACAAGCAAATTCAGGTAGGAATTATGCAGTATGAGCTAACAATCCCTGATGCAAGAAACAAATTCGAGAATCTATACAACGGTAAAGGATGGGATAAGAAGATGCACAACATCAAGCTAAGAAGTCTGCCGAAACAATTTGTCCCCGTAACCGATGGTACGCCATTAAATAAAATACTTAAAAATAACATCGATAACGGTAGTTATGTCTTGGAATTCTTTGACGAAGAAAAAAGCACCAATAATCCAATACTAGACTACGCCTCAAGAGAAAAATTCGACGATCTATGTTCGGCAATAGCAGAGCAACTCCCAATTTTCCTTACGGGTCTACCTGACAGGATAGGAAGCGTAATGTTTCAATTCCCTATCACGATCGCAGATATTTCCTCTAGAGCGTTGAAAAGTTGGGCTGGAACTAAAATTTCCTTTGCATGGCATCCGGCATTAACAACAATACCGGACTGCCAGATCACCGTAACTGAGACACTCGACAATAACATCATAGGTTACAAAACTGAAGATTACAACAAATTGGATTCGCAGGATCTAATATCGGGTAGCCTTAATGGTAAAACCCAAATTGTAGTAACAAGGACCAACCCCACCCTAATATTAAGTACATTCTATGGCAACTACCTTAGGGGAATTAATTTCGGTATGAACATTGCCAATCACGAGCCTCGCATCTTCAATTTAAACGGACAAATACAATCCGTGCAAGTTAAGTCATCTGAAGTACCGAGACCTGCAAAAGTAAAAGAATTCGATGACCTTATCCGTAATCGTCTTTACAATGCTGAGCGTAGACGCTTAGAAAGTACTCTTCAATTTAAGCAATATGGCCGAAACGCAACCACCCATCAAGAAGGACTGGCAGATATCAGAAAACTTATAGAAAATAACGATCGAAATGGCGTATACCTATGGGATCCATTTCTATCTTCCCAAGACCTTCTTAATACTTTATTCTATTCTCCGACAGCCGAGACACCGCTACGGGCGATAACAGCATTAAATTCAGTTAAAAGTAGTAAAAAATCGTCCGAAACAAAACTACAAACGTTAGCTCGCTTTAAAAAGGAACTTAATGATTCGAACTCCAATAATCATGGGCTTGATTTAGAGTTTAGGTGCAAAATAGACCAGCATGGCTGGGCGTTTCATGATCGCTTTCTTATATTTCCAGGATCAGATCAAATGGTAGCAAAGGCATACTCACTAGGCACCTCAATAAATAGCTTCGGAAAAGAACATCATATCTTACAAGAGGTTACCAACCCGCAACGCATCGTTGATGCCTTTGAGGAATTATGGGACAAATTAAACAGCAGTAGATGCCTTATATGGAAATCACTATAGAAACTATACAGGAAGCCCGTTTATTAGGGATTACGAAAGAGTACAACCCTTACGTTAAAAGATTCAAAACTTGGCACAGCTTGGTAGTGGACGACTTGGTATTGGGCAAAATAAAAAAAAACACAGAGGCTCTATACACTGAGATTACTCGTCTAAAAGCACAACTGGCCACGCCACCGAATCGACAACGAACACACGCTCTAAAAAGACTTGCGACAATTAT
This genomic window contains:
- a CDS encoding VPA1262 family N-terminal domain-containing protein; the protein is MEEFDTLIALGNIGIYLSCEVTEIFVIRKGDLNVSNLYTLVVFQEKSVTSTDSNYLGDRIKFDKQIQVGIMQYELTIPDARNKFENLYNGKGWDKKMHNIKLRSLPKQFVPVTDGTPLNKILKNNIDNGSYVLEFFDEEKSTNNPILDYASREKFDDLCSAIAEQLPIFLTGLPDRIGSVMFQFPITIADISSRALKSWAGTKISFAWHPALTTIPDCQITVTETLDNNIIGYKTEDYNKLDSQDLISGSLNGKTQIVVTRTNPTLILSTFYGNYLRGINFGMNIANHEPRIFNLNGQIQSVQVKSSEVPRPAKVKEFDDLIRNRLYNAERRRLESTLQFKQYGRNATTHQEGLADIRKLIENNDRNGVYLWDPFLSSQDLLNTLFYSPTAETPLRAITALNSVKSSKKSSETKLQTLARFKKELNDSNSNNHGLDLEFRCKIDQHGWAFHDRFLIFPGSDQMVAKAYSLGTSINSFGKEHHILQEVTNPQRIVDAFEELWDKLNSSRCLIWKSL